Within Pseudobacteriovorax antillogorgiicola, the genomic segment GATGCAGGCTGCCGATTCGATTTTTCAAATCCTGCCTATCGATAGTTCTAGAATGGCTCAAACCCGCGGCTTGAGCCATTGATTGGCTATCTTGAAAGGGTCAGCGCTCTGGACTCACTGTCCAATCACTTCATCGCCTCGTTAAAAGTTGGTGCTCTGAGGTTGGACTTCATGGAAACTATGGCAGCCACACACTTCGAAAAACTTTTGGTTACCATCAGCGAGTGACCTTTAAAACTGAACTTCCGATTTTGATGGTTGCGTTCAATCACTCAAACCAGAAGCAGACGCTTTCTTATCTTGGGATTCAGGAGTCTGAGGTTCGGAAGGCATTTATGAATTCGCTTTGAATGGCGAGTTCTTCCTGATGGCTTGGGCATTTGGCACTGGTGGACTATCCCAGATCAGGCTATGAGAGGAAAATCGATATTTCTAATGCCGAATGTGAGGTTTCGTTCCGTTGGACTTCAAACCCGACAGGAAGCCTAATCCCAAAGGTTTTTTGCTCTCCGCTTCCATAATCTCCATGCCAGCAAGTTGCGTGTAGGCCTCAGCCAAACCTTCATTGCTACTCCATGCAAAGAAAAATTAAATTGGTTCCAAATACCGCAAAAGCCTGATAGATCTCCTCTACAACCAATGTAAAGGAGTATTTATGATCAGATCAATCTTAGTTTCAGCGACATTATTAGCCGCATTAGGCTGTGATAGTACTCTAACAGAAGAGGAGCGAATGTGGCTAGGACCTTGGTATGTTCGCCTCTTAAGCAAGGTCGCGGTGCCTGATGTTTCAGAAGACGCTTTTCGAAAATGTAAACTATATGACGCGATTATTTTCGATCGGACCCACAAAACAGGAAACTGCGCAGAGAATCTAATGGAAGGTTACATTGATCGCTTCATTGAAGAAAACCAGGGTGAAATCAATTACGAAAACTATATCAGAAGTAAAGTTGTAGATGAATATATTGGCCGCATTTTAAGAGAATGCGATGTGAGAAAACCTAATGTTGTCGGTCAGCTTGTCGGTATTTATTGTCAATAATTAATGTATAGGGATTATATGAGACGGTTAATTGTTCTGATTTTTGCTATAGCTATCAATGCAAATGCTCGCGAGGTGTGTAATTCCGTTCCAATTGGACTTGAGCAACCCGATCGCTTGGCTTGTAATCAGCCAGCACCCAAACCAAAGCCCAAGAAAGTTTATCATCTTGTTAATGAGTTTCTAGATTCAGTCAATAATGTGATGTTTTGCTTGAGTGCCAGCGATAGTCTGACAGATACCAGCAATCAATCGTGTATTGTTGTCAAAAACAAAAAGTTTTCTTTGCGCCATAGCGGTCCGAATAATTGGTTCGATTACATGAATATGAATTTCCATGGGAAGCTAGAATCAAAAATATCAAGCGAGTCATATGATTTCAATTTTAAGACCGTAGAAAATCTACCTGCTTTAAAAATTGTTAGTATACAGCGCTTCAACAGCTTGCTTGAAGATTACAGTGATGAACCAGATTGGTATCTGGAAGAATTACAGAAATGCGAAGGCCGTTACAATAGCTGTAAGGCTAAAGCTAAATTTATTGTCGATTGGATGAGTTGGTGGGGTTACCTAGTGTCTGATAATCTTTACACCAGATGTGAAAAAGACAAGCCCGATTGCATCAAGATCGCTAAGACAAAACGTAAGATCTCCGAAAAAATGATTTACCAAGGAATGCGTCGCGTATCTGGAGGAGGTAGTGGTAGTGGTGGGAGTAACCCTCCTGGTAATGGCGGTGGTGGTGGTATCAGTGCTCCGATTGCCGGTGGAAGTGGTAACACTTGCTACGGTTGGAATAGGGTTTGTATAGGCAATAATGAGTGTACTCGAAGATGGCAGGAACAAAAATGCGACTAATAATAGCGGCCTCACAGGTATTCTGGTACGATAAAATCAATTAAAGCTGTTCTGTATCAGTGAATGGTTGGATAGATCAAAAATAAGCGGGTTAATCATAAGTCCACAAAAAGCTTTGCTCTGATTATCTAACAATGAGTATTTAGCTTCGGTTGTATACAATCGATTTTTGAATCCAACTGCCGAAAGTGAGAATTAGGAGATTTTTTACCTGAAGGTAAATGTCTTCATTGCTTCTCTTGATTGACAAGGCAGTATGCTTTGGCCACGATCAGAGAACTCTTCAAAAGGCATGACATAGCATGGGAGCTACTTATTTCAAGTGTCGAAGCAATTTCTTCAACTCCCAGTTCTTGCGAGAAAAATTGATGAAACACAGAACTTAGCTCATCTGACTCAAATCCATTTCTATGCAAGAGTTCTAAGCCTTCTTTACCGATTGTTTGTCGTAAAAACAACTTGAACTCTTCAAGATCTAGCATTGCTTCCCCCTTCACAAGCAAGGCTAACAATATATTCTTGGAAACATTACGAATATATTCTCTCGAATCGTGATCCGAATTGATCCTTTTTTTTATGCTGAGACGTTATATCTGAGATTCATCAGTAGAAATTCCCCTTTTGATCGAGAATTCTGAAAATCTCACTCAATTTTCTTAATCGAAGGATGGTTTCTCACTGGCTGCTAGGTTTTTGTATCGAAACATTTTTCTGTTCAAGTTTTGAACGCACAACACCACTCCTGATGATAGTAGGATAGCAGAAAAGTAGCTTGTTTTATAGGTTCAAGTGAATTCGTAGATCGCAATAGCCTCCTTGCCGAAAGCTCCATAGTGTTTCACTCGCCAACCCACATCCTAAACTCCCCCTCCCGTGAATCAAGATGAACAAAAGTCGGATAGATCCCAATCCCCTTAAATCCCAGCAGGTAGGCTTTCGAGATAAGGTTCATGATCTCATCATCAGGCCATCCCCGAGTTGAGATGTCGGTCGCCTTGCCAAAGACGTGCTTCGATTGTTCGGAGCTTCCAGCTAGGGTCCTATTATAGGTCAGACAGCGAAACCAGCTGTTGACCTTAAAGGGTTTACCTATGATGTCGCGAAGGGCCTGTATCTTGAACAAATGACGGTTATCAATTCTTGCTTCGCAGTTACCACACGGACAAGATATCTCTGCCAGCGTGAAGTTATCGGTTAAGTACTCATTTTTCTCGTTGATGATTGTTCTCCACTTGTAATGAGGTCCTGGGACCCAAGGGTCCCAAGTAGAAGTTCTATTTCTTGCAGCACAAAGCTGTAGCTCTAATATAGCCAGCAGGTTGGTTCGATACGCCGCTCGCACAGCTCCAATAGTTATTGCCAGCGATCAGCACAGGCTGATTGATGCTAGGTCCGTATTGGTAGTTTTCAGTGTTTATAGAGCAACCGCCAGTCAATACAAACTCATTGGAAGCACAAACTGCTTTAGCGGTTCGCGATCGACTTTTTGAGCTACCTCGAACGACACGACAGGATTCGATTATTTTTGTTCCGGGGTCGCCCTTATCCCCCTTGTCGCCTTTATCACCCTTTCTACCAGGAAGACCTCCCTTGCCAGTTTTGCCGGGAATGCCCTGGTCACCTTTATCTCCCTTATCCCCTTTAGGCCCTGAAGGGCCGGCTGGTCCTTTGTCACCCTTATCGCCTTTGGGGCCCTTTGGTCCTGAGGGACCGGCAGGACCCTGAGCACCTTTATCACCCTTCGGTCCTTTCGCCCCTGGAGCTCCAGTGTCGCCCTTGTCGCCTTTTGGACCTTTAGGACCCGTGATCTCGCTAAGGTTGATTGAAGTGGAGCCACATCTAATTTTTAGGGCTGGCATATCGAAGTAGCAGCTATCACCTTTGTCACCTTTCGGACCTTTCGATCCGGCACCACCACTTGGGCCTTTTGGTCCCTGGGGTCCTACTTTGCCCTGTGGTCCGGGATCACCTTTGGCTCCGGTGTCACCTTTGTCACCCTTTTCTCCCTTTGGCCCTTGTGGTCCCTGAGCTCCGGCTGGTCCTTTGGGACCTTGTTTCCCTTGGGGACCCTTAAGGGAAGAGAGTAATACCTCTGTAGTCCCGCAGCTAATGCGATCGGCGAGTACCTTACAGGGCTCGGCATCACGTCCAGGATTACCCTTGGGGCCAGTATTGCCTTTGTCGCCCTTCTCGCCTTTAAGGTTTCCGATGTTGCCAAGCCAGTCCCCTTGGCTATTAACGATGGGGCTTTCACCGATGTAAAGGGAGCGCATGTTCACATCTCCCAGTAGATTGATGCGGCCTGTATCGGGATCAATGATCACGACAGCCGGGCAGTCATCGCCATTTGTGCATTCTCTCATGTCGCTTGGCTTTCGCCTGACTACAATCCCCTCGCCAGGGTAGTAGTTGACGATATCAGAGTACTCGCCGAGGCTTCTCCCTCCTTCGATGTAGCCCGAGTCTTTTGGAAAATCACTTCCAAGTGCTGCTGTCGATAGCAGCGTTAATCCAATTAGTTTTTTCATTCGCTAGTCCTTTCAAGTTCAACTTTAGAAATATATCCGCTCGCATTAAGCGTGTGGGTTACTTTTGTAATGAGCCAGGTGCCATCAACATCAGGTCGTACCCCAGATATCTCAGCCTTTCGCTCAGCGAAAAGCTCTTGGTTTCCTGTCACTGTTAGGGTTAGCTTTGAGCTTTCCCGCTCAAGCTTTTGAAGTTTTGAGGCCGCAATACTCTCGGCCATGGCCTTATCAGTCATAAGAAAGTCGATCTCAAAGACGCTCTCTTCAGCCCCTTCAAGGACTTCCTTGCGCTCGGCTAGCCGCTCATCCCAGTAGAAGGCTTTAACGCCCGTATAAGTCTTTTCAGTGGAAGTGCTCAGGGAATAGTCTTTGACTCGGCTGATCGTTATGGGTTCGATCTTTCGGCCAGATGCCGTTTCTGATTCCCCTTTTTTGATGAGGATGAGCCTATCTTCAAAGGGCTTATAGACCCCGTCATAGATCTCAGCGATTCGGCTTAGAAACGAGCTATCACTTTCATGCTGGTCGATGTGTTTGATCTTTATGCCATCAAAGTAGCTTGAAACCGCTGCCGTAAGGCCATTCTCCGCTGCGATCTCGCGGGCTATATCGCCGATGCTTTGATTGTTCCAAGACCTCTCCTTTTTGCTAAGAAGACTCTTTGCTCCAGCGATGGCGGTAGCGGTGAGTTTAAGCTGACTTGGATAGCCCTTAGCTTCGATAGGCTTTAGGGTGAAACGCCCCATCTCAATGAGGACTTCCTCATAGCCAAGAGCCACCCTAAGGGTATCGCCAGCCTGGGGCCGCTCGATAAGCTCTGGCTCATCCGAAAGGACCAGGGAGCAGGCATCGCTTATGCCCCCTGATTCATCGGTGATGGTAAGCTCAATAAGCCGTGATCTGATTTCTGGAGTGATATCGCCCCTTGGCGACTCGATCCGATAACTTGCTTTCAAGTAAATAGCCTCACAATCTTTTTCCTCTGAGTTGCTTGTTTAAGTTCTGGAAGGAGAAGGTAATCTACCCCTTGGCCTAGCTCGTATCTGCCGCGGGGAAAAAGCCCTAAGATCTTTTGGTTGGCACGAAGGACCTCTTCAAAGGCTCCCGCGGTAAAACCATACTCCTCATAGATAAGGGCATCGATCTCATCGCCGTCTTTTAGGCGGTAGAGCTTAGCCATAGCGTTTGATCTCGATCTGAAACTCAATCTTTCTCGGCGAGCCATCCGGTAGAAAATGAGTCCTCGTTTCCTTGATGGATAGAATGATCCAAAGGCCCATATTCTCGCCTACCTTCTCATTGGCGTAGATAAGGCGGTGTGGCTCTCCCATCCCTGCCTTTTCTCTAAGCCGCTCCATGGGTTCCATGCCGCCTCTGTGGAAGGGGTAGTAGGCGCCTGAAATAGTGAACCTGTCCTCACCTGGACCTAGGTATTGGTAGCGAGGTGCCTCGCCAAAGATCTCAAGGGACTTCCAGCGAAAATCGCTGCTCCGGCTTAGTTTTGAAAAGGGGGCGGTATCCCCTTCAAAAACAAAGTCGCCGAGCTTTAAAAGGTAGGTCTTTCTAATAATGGGAAGCGCCAACTACACCCCCACCGGATCAAAGAGGGGATAGCTCCCTGCGTTTTTAAATAGATTAAGGGTCTCTTCTTTGATCTTTCTCGCTGCGACTTCAGGGCGTTCAGCCTCATTCACGTTGATG encodes:
- a CDS encoding tail protein X codes for the protein MAKLYRLKDGDEIDALIYEEYGFTAGAFEEVLRANQKILGLFPRGRYELGQGVDYLLLPELKQATQRKKIVRLFT
- a CDS encoding phage tail protein, with the translated sequence MALPIIRKTYLLKLGDFVFEGDTAPFSKLSRSSDFRWKSLEIFGEAPRYQYLGPGEDRFTISGAYYPFHRGGMEPMERLREKAGMGEPHRLIYANEKVGENMGLWIILSIKETRTHFLPDGSPRKIEFQIEIKRYG
- a CDS encoding collagen-like protein; this encodes MKKLIGLTLLSTAALGSDFPKDSGYIEGGRSLGEYSDIVNYYPGEGIVVRRKPSDMRECTNGDDCPAVVIIDPDTGRINLLGDVNMRSLYIGESPIVNSQGDWLGNIGNLKGEKGDKGNTGPKGNPGRDAEPCKVLADRISCGTTEVLLSSLKGPQGKQGPKGPAGAQGPQGPKGEKGDKGDTGAKGDPGPQGKVGPQGPKGPSGGAGSKGPKGDKGDSCYFDMPALKIRCGSTSINLSEITGPKGPKGDKGDTGAPGAKGPKGDKGAQGPAGPSGPKGPKGDKGDKGPAGPSGPKGDKGDKGDQGIPGKTGKGGLPGRKGDKGDKGDKGDPGTKIIESCRVVRGSSKSRSRTAKAVCASNEFVLTGGCSINTENYQYGPSINQPVLIAGNNYWSCASGVSNQPAGYIRATALCCKK
- a CDS encoding phage late control D family protein, which produces MKASYRIESPRGDITPEIRSRLIELTITDESGGISDACSLVLSDEPELIERPQAGDTLRVALGYEEVLIEMGRFTLKPIEAKGYPSQLKLTATAIAGAKSLLSKKERSWNNQSIGDIAREIAAENGLTAAVSSYFDGIKIKHIDQHESDSSFLSRIAEIYDGVYKPFEDRLILIKKGESETASGRKIEPITISRVKDYSLSTSTEKTYTGVKAFYWDERLAERKEVLEGAEESVFEIDFLMTDKAMAESIAASKLQKLERESSKLTLTVTGNQELFAERKAEISGVRPDVDGTWLITKVTHTLNASGYISKVELERTSE
- a CDS encoding D-Ala-D-Ala carboxypeptidase family metallohydrolase — encoded protein: MRAAYRTNLLAILELQLCAARNRTSTWDPWVPGPHYKWRTIINEKNEYLTDNFTLAEISCPCGNCEARIDNRHLFKIQALRDIIGKPFKVNSWFRCLTYNRTLAGSSEQSKHVFGKATDISTRGWPDDEIMNLISKAYLLGFKGIGIYPTFVHLDSREGEFRMWVGE